Below is a window of Nilaparvata lugens isolate BPH unplaced genomic scaffold, ASM1435652v1 scaffold9877, whole genome shotgun sequence DNA.
atttaaaccatttaattgggattttcgtttaataatgaaaatgttctatgtGAATTCTATTCCAATACCTAAAATAGTGCCGTTTGACTGctcaacattttattttattatactattttGGCCATGTTGTGTTTTGTAGCGTCAGGCCTGAACGCAAACCACCAGTTCCGCGAGTGGTCGCTAGGCTCGGCAATGCACGCGGCTTGCCACAACGGCCACCTGGCAGTGGTGCACTTGCTGGTGCAAGCGGGCGCCTCGCCTGACATTCTGGACAAGGAGCAGAACACGCCACTCATGCTTGCTGTGTTGGCTGGCCACAACCGTATTGTTAACTACCTCGTCAAAGCTGGAGCCAGTGTTTCGTTCAAGGTAGGCGCCGaatcacagaatacatacagaaggGAAACTCGACCACAGAATCGTGTTCCAAAATCCGTCATCTTGAAGGGAATTAGATTTAGCTAGTGCTAAGTAGAGATTATActttatacttttcaataatttaaaaatgaattatcatagtaaattgagattgaatatttagaaataatttaatttccaCCTGGGCCAGAAGTCGcggagctatagtgaggtccacgttataatggcagtgaagaaagataggagaacaacgttgccgatcctctgtcttgtc
It encodes the following:
- the LOC120349403 gene encoding histone-lysine N-methyltransferase EHMT1-like, whose translation is MYQAARTGDAEKMVQILASGLNANHQFREWSLGSAMHAACHNGHLAVVHLLVQAGASPDILDKEQNTPLMLAVLAGHNRIVNYLVKAGASVSFKGSEGMTSLHLAAKTGNLEACHYLLSNPNMPRFFIDSVDDGRWTPLVWAAEHCHSHVV